The Perca flavescens isolate YP-PL-M2 chromosome 8, PFLA_1.0, whole genome shotgun sequence DNA window ggtttcctacatttcccagaatgcctttCAAAAACACCCATACAACTGATAGGTAAATGAGAGATACACTACAAATAGCACTCATATATCAAcgaatactgtacatatctagTTTTTCGTGTTTTTATAACATATCTGAATATATTTCTTTCCTTTTGGTATGTTACTCAATtccatacacatacagtacaaaatgccaataaaccagagcacgtttttctcccatcccggaacgctgtgtagactagccagaccctcctccacagcgctgtgcaggaaggtctggcaatgcgagactagtgacCACCTGAAGAATGTCAGTCCAATATTCTCTTTTTaagctgtttttggtctccaacCACCCCTGAGAGGATATCAGCTGCtgaatgctccactatgttcaccagctagtctcgaaaagtgtctgtctgctgtttgctgctgagcaggtagtgtataCAGATACAGAGAATATTCAAAGATTATtgaatgtaataataacttactTGCAtccctttgtttttttccccaaatagtGTATTGTATTTCTCAGAGACAGAGATGTGGACTTGAGACTTGGTGACTTGGATTCAAGTCGACTTGAGTCACTGTTTTGATGACTTGGGACTTGACAAAAAGGAAATGACTTGAGACCCGACTTGGACTTGTAAGttaatgacttgagacttgacttgatttAAGGCATGATGACTCGGATGACCTGCGTGTTTTCATAAGATTTGAATGTTTAgctgtgaaatataaaatatttatatatatatatatatatatatatatatatatatatatatatatatatatatatatatatatatatttatatatatcattttatatataataatatttatattatattatgttatattatactTGATAGTTAGACAAAATTGTGACTTATCAAGTATGCTATGCAGCGGCAGCAGCGCAAACTGTGAATCATGATTGGACGACTTAAAAAGCTCCCCCGGTATGTGATTGTCATGATTTGGATGACTTCTTGATGAACTCCTTGCTATGGCAACACGTGACATCAATaatcaaaaaatataaatataatgaacTTCATCAGCCTTATATTGGGtgtaaaaaaagtgacttgatttGGGACTTGACTTGACATAACCTGGGACTTGActtgcccaaaaaaataataacaaatgacTTAGGTGGGACTTGAGCAAAGATGACTTGGTCACAACACTGGTGTTTCTACATGGTGTAAACAACACCCTGCAGTATTGCAGTACATTTGTCTCTGTAATCTTCTTATTTCGTTGTTTTCTCTTCTACTCGGGCCATGCTGTAACCAAGTGGAGCACCTGCAGCCGATGAGACGGATCAAAGCTCCAGCACAACATTTTTCCCACAATCCCTTCTGCCTGCTCACAAACCGCTGGAGCCGGTGAGATTGTTTTGATGAGGACCTGCTGTATTACTGCCCCCACCGAGCCCGAATGTAGGTCAGCCCCTACTCCGCTTCCCTGCACGTCAATGTAAAGAGACCGATCGACAGAAAACACCAAGACACAAACAAAGAGCTGCTGCTGTTCTTCAAACTGATCTGAGCTCACAGAGGTCAGACATCCCTGTAACACGTCACCCTTCGCCCACTGACCCTTCAGCCGCTTGGTTCCAAAAAGTCTAAATTATCAGGTGAATATTATCACAGAAGAACTTTACAACTTTACACACCAAATTTGATTGTCTTACTTGTATTAAtctggtgtttgtgtgttgaatgtgtcACAATCGCTGAACCTTCCACTCCTTTAAGTGCTACACCCTAAAGTAGGGTGTCAAACATATAGCCTGTGGGCCAGAACCGGCCCGCCACAGGGTCCAAtcaggcccactggatgactttgcaagTAATTTGAAGTAATTCATTCCAATTCCACATTTACCACTTAAATCtcagagaatatatatatatatatatatatatatatatatatatatatatatatatatataataagttCTTTTACGGTAAATTTACAACTTTAATCTTGGAAAAGCTGAGTTTTTTCTTGGATATTACCCCTTTCTCGCAGGtccataacatttttttttcatacaatggGCGTAGAACGCTGTTGTTgcagaagcaacttgcgtttgccaacatcaagctatcaaaaaaaaatctgtggcAGATAAAatttctgatctttctggagtGGTTTACTAGTCTTGCCCACTTAAGATTAGAGTTGTGTGGCCCatgaactaaaatgagtttgacacccctgcactAAAGGAGTAATAGTTCAAACATTTTAAGATAGTTAGATCTGGTAAATCCAGTGCTTGAATTGGACCAAAAAAAGGTGTCAGTATCCTTATTCAGCAGTTACATCATGGCATGTGTCATGGATCTATTTATATTCATACGTATATCTTGAGTGACCCAGATTAGTCAAATTTTCGATGATTCGATCTAAGGAGCCTTCTTTGCCAATCTCACAGTAAAATGTTAATGTGGTTATGAAACAAAAGATTATTCCTTTCGGGCAATATGGGTTGCTGAATGTTTGGTTTATGTTTTTCTAATAAATTATGATAAATAGCCTATATTGGTATAAATATCAGCCTATTAATAAtactgttaataacaattagaaGTAAGGGTACTCACAGGGACAAAAATCTGAAGAGTACTGGTCAGTAGTGGCCCATTTCAGGCACTGAATAAATCCAATTTTTAtgatgactatttacatttttatacattttttggcATCTTAAGAAAATGACAGATTTTGATTCCACTTCATTCAATTAGACACGAGAACTGTGAACCATTTATGGCTTAGACAATCAGTGCTCATGTTGAATTATTGCCTCAATACAGAGTCTCATTCTATGTGATATTCCCCAAATGTAAAagtgtaaatattttatttcccAACATGAACgctaaatgttttttgaaaGACTTCACACGAATAGGAATAAAATCGTGGTGGCAAGATAATTTAAATATAAGGAGTTTAAAAATAGTGAAATCTTCcttctgtatattttttttattgcatgttGCTAAATGCAGACATTTGCAGATAAAATACTGAGACCTCAATGTCCTTAGGTCTTAATTTATTACAGTTTAGATCTTTTCCATTGGAACTAtcttattaataaataataacagtaataaactttatttataaagtacCTTTTAAAACCATGGTTATCTTCTACCAAAAAAATGTTTCCAGTGAGAAATGATCTCAGTAAAGTTGTGGATATTGTTTTTTAGAGCTACATTGGGTAATGGGAATTACccaatttctcccatctagcgttgaaattgtatatgacaaccaactgaatatatatatatatatatatatatatatatatatatatatatatatatatatatatatatatatatatatatatatataataagttCTTTTACGGTAAATTTACAACTTTAATCTTGGAAAAGCTGAGTTTTTTCTTGGATATTACCCCCCATTATTGTAGCGTtgtaactcctacggtggccgtattattccaagaagtacgacttTGTCCGTGAGTTCCTaccagtgtaataatagtttgaagttattttggtaccatttcattgcaggttcccaaacatatgcTAGCTAATAttagtaaagtatcagtgctatcattattctgtatattgtacaatattaatagtgtaaggcaatgtttaggagagaagcaacggagggttgtgttttttaatatacagtatttctctgagcagtgtGAACAATCATTTCAATGAAActgaaattagctcttagtatctccattgtttacacgcagctgttctagctgtagctAGTCAGTGTCAACTGCACATTacgtgagttgtctgccagggaaatcacaACACATAAGGTTACGTTTATGTTACAAAgtagacaatcctttttcatcattgacgCGTGGAAAAGTATCATTAGACATCGTTCTAGCattatgcacaaccatgctatagttagccaagcaactataaaactaTTTATCTgttgagaagaaagcaggcaacttcggcgtcctttttaaaatccttgctccttacgagctctttccatctctgaaaagccactccaatataaactttggtcttgtcgcgttgtcgttttaattctctttttaacttccatGGCAACTCTGTTACATGTCCTTGAAAATAGGcgtgatcctccatcttcaacaggctttcaaatctgccggcagtcggtgagtaatcttctccccctccctccctggcattcgtcaaGGTGCCACTGAGTGAaaagcgcgaaaggcggaggtatgtccctctttggctgatgtattttaaagatggaggcgctacatggttGCCGccattcgagcgactcgctcgaatgtattctgaatgattctaaatAACAGGTTCTAcgcgtacgagaatactttgattagttggtggaagtaattacacatgagcacatatttgtgaaagaacaaaggtttttttgctaagaatcaactcaaaacatttcacaatggagctttaaaagagatttttttaaggttttgatacttaaaatgttttgttacTTCCATTgcattttggtttaaaagctaAATCTCTgcaaatcaaacaaaaacaattgtCATGACTAAATGCcattaaatgagaaaaaatacatttctgtgtgATGGTTGAACTGGTCCTTTTAAGTTTGCAGCAGCAGATACTACGACTTGCGTACAAGAACTCGTGTTCATGTACTCCACAACATGAATGTGACTCAGGTCATTTGTTCTCTTCTATTTTTAGCTGCGTCTATTTTTGAACGCTGTGAAAGAACAGAGTGAAGCGGCGTCGCACTGACTCAGTCCTCTCCAGCTCCTCTCTAGGACTTTTGGAAACGCTTCGACCTCTGGTTTCATTTTCATGGAGGATATTTCCTCGAGTGTCGCGGTCAGAGAACTGTAATGTCAGCGCGCTGCCGTGACCCAGAGGACGGCAGCAGCTGTGACGGTGCAGACGAAAGATATCTGCCATGTTGCGCCTCTGCTCTCGCCTCAGCTAAATTAACTATCGTGGTCGGGGACACCCACTTCTCTGAGGAGAAGAGGTTTCTCGTTCAGAGCTGCGACTATTTCCGAGCTCTGTATCGCTCAGGAATGAAGGAGTGTCGGCAGGACGAAATCCACCTCAAGTCTCTGCGCGCTCGAGGTTTCCTTATCGCCTTGGCGGTGTTACGAGGCGAGATGCCCGCCCTGGACGCCGACGACATCGTCGAAGCCATCGAATGTGCTGCTTTCTTGCAGGTGGCGCCGCTCACTAAGCATCTCATCTACCTCGTCGATTCTGACAACTGTCTGCTGATGTATCACACCGCCGCAAACTTCGGCCTCATGGATCTCTACCGCGCCGCTGCGCTGTTCATCCGGAACACGTACGCCGACGTGGAAGCGGAGGTCAAGAAATCCCTGCCGTCAGAGCTGATCTCCTACGTTGAGTCTTTGACCCCGAGTGTTTTTGTAGCGGTGGGGGCTCATGTGACCTGCGGCGTGGATGAAACGGTCCACGCTGCCTCCAGGACGGTCTGCTACCTGGATGAGACTGCCAACATCTGGAAAGTATTGACAGATCTTCCACTAGAGGCCAGCACCTCCATGGCTGGAGTGACCGTTTTGGACAACAAACTCTACATCGTCGGAGGAGTTCATGGACTTCATCGACAAGTCGTGGACTCTTGTTTCTGCTACAGCGTAGAAAACAACAGCTGGAGCCAGATCTCCAGTCCGGCGCAGCTCCGATGCAATCTCAGCCTCGTGGGTTTAGACGGTCGACTCTACGCCATCGGAGGAGAGTACGACCGGAAGTTAATGTCATCGGTGGAAACCTACGACGTCAAGACAGGAAGGTGGGAGTTTGCCGCTCACTTACCACGCCCGGCGGCGGGAGCGGCGTGCACCAAAGCCATGGGCAGGATATTTGCGTGTTTATGGAGGCCGATGGAGACCACGGAGATCTACGAGTACGTCTCAGGGAAAGACGAGTGGCGGCTGGTTACCACGCTGATCAGGCACCAGAGCTACGGCCACTGCATGATCGGCCACAGGGACAACCTGTACGTTGTGAGAAACGGGCCGTCGGACGACTTCCTGAGATGCCTGATGGACTGCTACAACCTGAGCTCGGGCCAGTGGTCGTCTCTGCCGGGACACTTCGCCAACAGCAAAGGTTCGCTGTTCACGGCGGTGGTGAGAGGCGACTCTGTGCTCACGCTCAACAGGACCACGACTCTGGAGTTCGCCGTCGACGGTAAAACCTGGAAGCCCCGACGGCAGATGAAGGGTTTCCCCAGAAGTGGATCTGTGTGGACGTTTCTGCTCCGGCTGCCAGACGCTCTCGTGCTGCAGTAACGGCTTCATTTGCTCCGGGATTTATTGGATTGTCAACATCGTTTTACACTCAGACATGTGCTTCAATAAATTGAAAGGATAATTCCTGTTTATGACTTCTTCGGGGCTTTGCAGTTTTGTCCATCGTTTCGTTCGTGCGATGCAACAAGTCCTAAAAACCATACGACGACATGGGTTGTTTATTCCtgccctctaatacgacccactgGAGCATTTTTTTTCCGTTCTCATATTAAAACGTAACGGTCGCGGTTTTAAACACATCATTAAAGTTGTGAAAAATgttgcagtttggttatgtttcgGCGCCAAAACTACTCAATTCAGTTCAGCAgaagatcgtggtttgggttaaaattagACATTACTTCAATTACGCTTATGCAAgttttgttctgtaaagtaaaattctttttttatttttaaacaggacatgaacccccgtctgctgggtgaaagtcctgtttgtttgacccatccaccaccacaaCCTGCCTCCCTTTGAGGAACTTGAGGGCAACGCCGCAATAAACGTGAAGATAAGTCTTAATTGCTGCTTGAGCAAACAACCTATGGAAGTGTTTTTCGGTGCAGGACAGTCTCCAATAATGTTCTCACCAAACTATTTGTTGAGATCTGGATCTTTGGTGGCATCTCCAAAAATAAGTCAGAGTTCAAAGTGTTTCCTATTGCTTCCCTTGGTGGTTGGGGGTTtgggtagtctcgctttgccagaccctcctccacaacgctgcgaaggaaggtctggctagttcacacagcattccggtaTAGGAGAAAAAcgcgctctggtttattggcatttctttaaaccaatcacaattgttttggccggacggagcaacggtgcctctgcaaaatagcctcgggaaggaacttgttttggtggaacatgtgtacgttcaaaagtagttttattcGTGCACTTACGTATATGTGTTTGTTCTCAGGTCTCTCTTGTTGTAACAGGGATCTTGATCTCATTCAtaataatttgtttgtttgtgtattaaaGGTTCAGAAGTAAAGAACAGAAACACGGGGATGTTTTCCATTAtggtcaattaaaaaaaaaaaaaaaaaagaaaaaaaatctatatataCGGTACATATCAGTCATTGTAAGGGACTTTTAAGAAAGGAACTAGACTTCATGCCCTCCACCATCATCAGGATCTGTGTTATAAATGTAAATCTGATTCATCTCATACAGTCAGTGTGTCTCTCAGTGCTGCTGGCTCCATGTGAACTGCAGTGTTTGTCCGCACACAGAGCTTCTGTTTCCTGCAGCAGCTTCTGTTTCCTGTTGGCACCGAGCGACgacgacgatgatgatgatgggggtTAACGGCAGGCAGAGCCAGGCACCACGGGCAGCGGCCGGGCGGgacgccagcagcagcagccagcgATGCTAAATctgacccagaaaaaaaaagagagagagaggccggGGTCATGCCGGGACGTGGCGCTCAGGCCGACGCCCTCCACAACCTCCTAGCTTGAGTCTGGGGCCGAATCGAGGAAGCAGAGTGTGAGGATCAGTGGTGGATGAGCTTCTATCTGAGCACATTATATATGAGGGGTGGCTGTCTTTaaagttaaaactcaaattcAATGATCTGCTTTTGTTAAACCTGTCCTTCCTCTCCccgtttttttaaacatgaaaacTAAATAAACCTATTGATGTGACTCATTCTGCAGGAACTGTAGGATGAGTTAAATCTTTTTAAATCACTTcttactgttgttgtttttattggcTCCATGTTACAGTGGtggactgtaactaagtactgaGTAATTTACTCAAGTGCAGcacttaagtacagttttgaGGTTCTTGCCCTTTaccataaaatggaaatattgaagtagcctacaagtacgtaaaattgtacttaaatatagtacttgagtaaatgtattttgtgaCTTTCCACCATTGGTGTTAATATTGCGGCCACATTATTTAAACTTCTGTAGATCTTTTGCTCAAGAAAGCTGTCAAACTGGTCAGTGGAGGCTGACGCAAGCATTTTATACGACTCAATACGTTATCAGAGCGTTATACTGTAGTCTTGATCATGTTTATTAGAGCAGTGTGTAAATGAGCTCTACAAAGGTCAGTTGTTCACCTCTAAAGTCGGATGCCTGCAGAGGCCGACAGAGAGTCCTTCGCATTCGCCTCAAAACAGGAAGTGCGAGGGTAATGCTCTGCTTTGCTCTTCTTCCTTTATGTTCACGCCGACAGATAGCAGTTTTAAAAacattctgattggctgataacAGGCGAGCGTAGGAGTTGTTTTGACTGCTGCAGGTCAGCGAGGTGACTCACGCTTTATGATCTGTGATTATAACCAACCAGCAGAGCAGAGGAACTAGGTCAGTCtaaatacacacgcacacacacacaaacacacacatatatacaaacatattgacacatacagacacatacacacacatacatacacacacatatatacacacacacacacacacatacacacatatacacgcacacacacaaacacacacacacagacacacatatacacacacacacatacacacacatacatacatacacacacacatatacacacacatacatacatacacacacacatatacacacacactcacacatatatacacacacacacaaatacacacatatacacacacacacaacacacaaacacacacacacacacacacacacacacacacacacacgttgaccCCTGGGCGGCCCCCTTGTCCTCACCCTGACATTTCAGTTGTTCAGTCGAGCTCGACCCTctctctgtgctgctgtcacGGTGAAACAATAAACCATTAAAATAGCATTAATCTTTTCTTCGTCCCTAAAAATACTAAATACCCTCTTCAACGTGCCTTTAGTTTGAAAAGTCAATTTCCTTACTATCATTTAATGTGCTTTAGATGGTATAGAAACACAAGGTTTTAAATTGTAATCTAATTTCCAGAGCCCTTAATTatgtaattatttttaaaagacaCTTGACTTTGTGTTccttgttttgtctgtgtgtcctaAATCTGCAGCAACAGCAGTTACAGTAAACCCATTCattaatagataaataaatggactgtaataatatactgtatattacgttttttcctttttgcagaTTATCGGTGATTTAAGGatttttaaagggttaaaataacCTTAAAACTGATCAAATAACATGAAAGCCATCCATGGTATTTTCACTTTAATTGAtcaaattacagtttttttacagTTGCTAGGACGCATTTCTCAATACTTCGGTCACTTTGTCAAAATTCTTCACACAGTGAGCACAACAGAAGTATATGTGGGCTAAACTGTGGATCATTTATCATTGCTTTGGCCCAAAATGCATTCAATGATTACATCTTTCAAATGATATTCATTCTTTTCTCACTTGAACACAACAACCGCCAAAACTCTATGTATCTACAGGCCAATTTGCCCATGCATGCTAACATATTGTTTTCAAAACTGTTAAACttaaattcaaaacaaaaacataataaaaaactgAATAAGACAGCAATTTGCTACATTTCTACAGTACTATTGTAATGAAATATGTTTTGAATCGAAAAATGAAATGCTATGAAAACAATTGGACAATTGGACCAACCACAGCTGATTGTCATTACTGTACGtccacaccgccgccgacttgggcgtctaaagataccggaagtcattaattttcaatggaagctggcttctctcagctgcaaggagcgtcaaaactgtcggcgtcgcgttttgggcgttttgagcgttttgagcgtcaatcagaaaggtgaactttggtcaactttatggtaatgagctatgacgcggttcagcggcaagcagcggcaaacggcagcaaccaatcggaatatagacgtccttctcgctggctgattctggagaaacatacgatgtaaacttttgttcctaccaagacattagttccatgaaaatggagggaaatctcCTAATCGCCGTTActgggttcccctatcatttatgatgtaacgttgtttgcgtatagggaccagttaacgtgccgtcacatggtctctaaacagtccgctcacggtgaagtcctgcacgggtcaacagctggcggctgctcgctctgcctgcattctgctgcggttcagcggctaactgctaacagacaccgctgtgaccaacaaacaatacaaatgatgtccttatatatgtaatttataaaaggtttctagtgtcagtgtattggccgtgcagtggctgcttgtgctttttcttcaatcgtgtgttgcaCATGATCGAAGAACGCTcccacgtcagagcggccaaagcgtcaaacagcttcctcggactttttgacaagcgtcctcgacagggcgtccagagcttctttgcagctcaagtcggcggcggtgtgtacgtacagttatgGCTGAACACCTACACAGGTGTTACTCTTTCATATTTCATTACAAAAGGAGACAACCTCCAAATAGTTTTGTATTGTGACGTAAAC harbors:
- the kbtbd13b gene encoding kelch repeat and BTB domain-containing protein 13 — its product is MSARCRDPEDGSSCDGADERYLPCCASALASAKLTIVVGDTHFSEEKRFLVQSCDYFRALYRSGMKECRQDEIHLKSLRARGFLIALAVLRGEMPALDADDIVEAIECAAFLQVAPLTKHLIYLVDSDNCLLMYHTAANFGLMDLYRAAALFIRNTYADVEAEVKKSLPSELISYVESLTPSVFVAVGAHVTCGVDETVHAASRTVCYLDETANIWKVLTDLPLEASTSMAGVTVLDNKLYIVGGVHGLHRQVVDSCFCYSVENNSWSQISSPAQLRCNLSLVGLDGRLYAIGGEYDRKLMSSVETYDVKTGRWEFAAHLPRPAAGAACTKAMGRIFACLWRPMETTEIYEYVSGKDEWRLVTTLIRHQSYGHCMIGHRDNLYVVRNGPSDDFLRCLMDCYNLSSGQWSSLPGHFANSKGSLFTAVVRGDSVLTLNRTTTLEFAVDGKTWKPRRQMKGFPRSGSVWTFLLRLPDALVLQ